In Mauremys reevesii isolate NIE-2019 linkage group 9, ASM1616193v1, whole genome shotgun sequence, the genomic stretch TTCCATCAAGTATATACCCCATTCCACTACAGTAGGGAGGATACACCTTAAATGGATATTCGTCATAAGAAATATATGTTTTTTTGTAAAACCCTCTGTAGGAAAAGTTATCAATTAGAGGGTAACCAGTAAAAAAACTGTCTGAAGAATTGACATTTTGAAGAAACATTAATAAGTTGCCAGCGTTGATGAAAACATCAGAATCAGTCTTCATAACGTATTTAGTATTTGAACAAAACTCAGACACCCATCTAAATGCCATGATTGTTTTCAAGGTAAGATTGTCGTAAGTATCCATAAAATCTTGGCGAATTATGTCGCCATACAGAATGCTTTCATCTTCTATCGATAATGCTAAGCTGtcttctctttcagctccttgTCCTAGTAAGAACAGTATTAGAACCTGACTGTCCCCCCAGGATTTTTTAGAACCCCATGTTACTCTAATGGCCTGCCTTGCCTCTATATTCATAGGTTGTGAAGACACCAAGATGACCAGAAACGGATTTGTATCTTTGCATTTCAAACGTTCCCGCAGTGTGAAGAGGAAGTTCTGCTTGTAAACTGGCTCATATTCATAGAAATACATCCAGTTTGTATGCTCTAACACAGTATGCGAAGGAAGTGTCATGTACCATGTCGTTATTATGACAGAAAGCATCGAGAGTGCCAAAAAACTCCATTTTAAGTATTTCATAGACATATTCACCAGAAGCAGCTACAAGATAGATGTGTGCAGCAGAACTTCAAGAGGCTTACAAAATCCTGGGTCACAACTTTTGGGAGCCAGCTTCTTGCTGAAAGAAATGCAGATGGAAAAGGTTAGTACATTAAGAATGCAATTGTACTCATTTTATTATCTGCCTAAAATTGTAACTACAAAACGTGGCTTGATATCATGAGGTCAGAAAAGGAAAACTACACTGGCCCTGCTAAACACTGTTCTTTAGCCACCACTTATATTTTGAACACCACATTCTGATTATGATTGAAGTTTGCTGGTAACTAGAGGAGTGGTGACTGATCTTATTCATGAACAGCTTTCTCCTTGGGAGTCTCATCTACTAAAGGATGAAATATAGAGCACCCTTAATTCCAGAGACAGTTGAGGGCTCTCAGCACATCAGCCCAGTGTCTTAGACTCATTTAAAGCTTGATGCTGGAGGGATGGTGACACACAAAAACAGATGactaaagtgttttttttaattactgctCAAAACCCGGTAACAGTTGGCAATTTCTTTTGATGGAAAGGAGGTAAATAATTGTATTACATTTGTAGTTACTGAGTTTTTTATGTAAGCAGGAGTGACCAGGAGGATATAAACACAAAAAGACACAAACAAGTGCAGACAAATATGCTGTCTCGTCCCATTTTTAGACCCAGCACAGCCTCATCTCCTCATGAACTGCTTGCTCTTGGCTGTATATGCTAGTGAAGAGTCAACCTCTATACAAGCAAACTAAACAAATATTAGAATTACAAGCCTACATCCATAAATATTTCAGTGATACAGACCAAGCTCTTTATAATATGCTGAACACACAAAGAAATGGCTATTTCCTACAGAACAACTatacaataaaaacaaatttgtttagTTATGCACATATTGAACTAGCCAACTACATAAAGGAAGAATCTACCCAATCCTGCCAGACAGCTttgtcattgacttaaatgggagcaggactggtcCATTGTAAAGTAGATCAGGTTCAAACCTTAAGGTTTGTCCCAGAAAAGTTTGCAAGCTTATCATGTAAACACATACACCTCTACAAAAAATACCCCTGTCCTCATGAAATAGATTTAATGAAGAAAGGGTTTGTT encodes the following:
- the B3GALNT1 gene encoding UDP-GalNAc:beta-1,3-N-acetylgalactosaminyltransferase 1, with amino-acid sequence MSMKYLKWSFLALSMLSVIITTWYMTLPSHTVLEHTNWMYFYEYEPVYKQNFLFTLRERLKCKDTNPFLVILVSSQPMNIEARQAIRVTWGSKKSWGDSQVLILFLLGQGAEREDSLALSIEDESILYGDIIRQDFMDTYDNLTLKTIMAFRWVSEFCSNTKYVMKTDSDVFINAGNLLMFLQNVNSSDSFFTGYPLIDNFSYRGFYKKTYISYDEYPFKVYPPYCSGMGYILDGKLALKIYEMMSHIKPIKFEDVYVGICLNILNVNIHIPEDTQLFFLYKINFNICKYRHLIVVHGVSSSEMIRFWQDLLTDTSLTCH